A part of Fusarium oxysporum Fo47 chromosome III, complete sequence genomic DNA contains:
- a CDS encoding ankyrin repeat-containing domain protein, whose translation MNDREIIDLLVKLHGSRHAADALRYALKWNEPELVNRLLERSDMDASVPDSDGQTPLFWAIQYKRVDIVTLLLKRQEVDPGTPDRDGLTPLQVAVGVRSLPLVGLLLQCEETNARRTDAGKSSALHIAAARGELQIVNLLLEQNGLEVASPDSTGNTPLQWAVRSRDKKYHPSLVTIYDDDENNDDDEDEDDDSDTFDEPPGYREESLDIIKRLLARQEVNAGGHDQDGLTPLHHACLIADYEVVALLLQRQDVDPKARGITGQTPLHLAASNHQLSAKRIMNLLLEQPGVEITEVDHDGRTVLHYLCGGYEKEFPVLDLIETVLQAGVPLDQESATGLTAFHQAICSGHWSVALFLLDHGADPMVSKRFKYNNSLLHIILKHANRDDVKSELIERLIERGIEVDTYTDSPVFDPRFNEDDKIEKVIDIRSPDILVGTYCTPLLLAAMREYSLNNMKILLDAGADPSALVIIRDVEFEGKTNGNRQAFLSGVFRHIWEPFSPGDSEILEHAEPIELLLDFGSRLDFDGPADSPLQEACKAAEKGHFALLKILRESSKARNVSESHVDKFISAYKDKPEYSQICQMLESFKQKVLFID comes from the coding sequence ATGAATGACAGGGAAATCATTGACTTGCTCGTTAAACTGCACGGATCAAGACATGCTGCTGATGCATTACGGTACGCTCTCAAGTGGAACGAGCCTGAGCTTGTGAACCGTCTGCTTGAGAGGTCTGACATGGATGCCTCTGTGCCTGATTCTGATGGTCAAACTCCTCTCTTCTGGGCGATCCAGTACAAACGAGTGGATATTGTTACGTTACTGCTCAAGCGTCAAGAAGTTGATCCTGGTACACCTGATAGGGACGGTCTCACTCCCTTACAGGTGGCCGTTGGTGTGAGAAGTTTACCACTTGTTGGACTGCTCCTCCAATGCGAAGAAACCAATGCTCGCAGGACTGACGCAGGAAAATCTAGTGCCCTCCACATTGCTGCCGCGCGTGGGGAACTACAGATCGTGAATCTCCTCTTAGAGCAAAACGGTCTTGAAGTAGCATCCCCTGATTCAACGGGGAACACTCCTCTACAGTGGGCTGTCAGAAGTCGTGATAAAAAGTACCATCCAAGTTTGGTTACGATatacgatgatgatgaaaataacgacgatgatgaagacgaagatgatgatagtgataCTTTTGACGAACCACCTGGGTATAGAGAAGAAAgcctcgacatcatcaaacGATTACTAGCCAGACAAGAGGTCAACGCGGGAGGGCACGATCAAGATGGACTCACCCCTTTACACCACGCTTGCTTGATAGCAGATTACGAAGTTGTGGCGCTCTTACTTCAACGTCAAGATGTTGACCCCAAAGCTCGAGGTATAACTGGGCAGACACCTCTCCATCTGGCAGCATCGAATCATCAGCTAAGTGCAAAGAGGATAATGAATTTGCTTCTCGAACAACCGGGTGTTGAGATAACCGAGGTCGATCACGATGGCCGGACTGTCCTGCACTACCTCTGTGGCGGGTATGAAAAAGAGTTCCCAGTCCTCGATCTGATCGAGACCGTGCTTCAAGCAGGCGTCCCGCTTGACCAGGAATCTGCGACTGGGTTGACGGCCTTCCATCAGGCCATCTGTAGCGGACATTGGAGTGTCGCTCTGTTTCTGCTCGACCATGGTGCAGATCCCATGGTTTCGAAGCGTTTCAAGTACAACAACAGTTTGCTGCACATCATCTTGAAACATGCTAACCGCGACGACGTAAAGAGCGAACTAATCGAGAGGCTCATCGAGAGAGGCATTGAAGTCGATACTTACACTGATTCGCCTGTTTTCGATCCCCGGTTCAATGAGGACGACAAAATCGAAAAAGTCATAGATATACGATCCCCAGATATTCTTGTCGGCACATATTGTACTCCGCTCTTGTTGGCAGCAATGCGCGAGTACAGCCTCAATAACATGAAGATACTCCTTGATGCGGGAGCAGACCCGAGTGCgctcgtcatcatcagagaTGTAGAATTCGAGGGCAAGACGAATGGTAATCGTCAAGCGTTTCTGTCAGGAGTGTTCCGGCATATCTGGGAGCCTTTTAGCCCAGGCGACAGCGAAATTTTAGAACATGCAGAGCCCATCGAATTGTTGCTAGACTTTGGGTCACGGCTAGACTTTGATGGTCCAGCGGATAGTCCACTTCAGGAGGCCTGTAAAGCAGCAGAAAAAGGACATTTtgctttgttgaagattttGCGGGAAAGCTCAAAGGCAAGGAATGTCAGCGAAAGCCATGTTGATAAGTTTATCTCTGCTTATAAAGACAAGCCGGAGTACAGTCAAATTTGCCAGATGCTGGAATCTTTTAAGCAAAAGGTATTATTCATCGATTAA
- a CDS encoding uncharacterized protein (SMP-30/Gluconolactonase/LRE-like region): protein MSANIQQWTVEKPWLETHCLLGEGPFYEESTGNLRFVDIRNKRLHYVKMDEGPSSLKTIQLDVCPTVTANIAGVDPQERIAIGVKYGLAVLDVKKETYELIQPFEQPANERLRSNDGGVDPLGRFWLGTMTDFGLGPFKPEGNPTLPKAKRCTNTRTLSIYSTLHLLFFKSDMLDLGAVYLMDAKSREVKLPNMTIPNTPGWSPDGKTLYVTHSNAREIYAFDFDTESGEISNKRVFYNHDGSGEPDGFRVDVDGFLWQAVYGEGRVIRIDPNTAKIVGEVKVPTNNTTCVHFVGTELVITTAEDDEGEGSSRENGGHVFKVDVGIRGMRLNDFKL, encoded by the coding sequence ATGAGTGCCAATATTCAGCAATGGACGGTTGAGAAGCCTTGGCTTGAGACACACTGTCTGCTGGGTGAAGGACCTTTCTATGAGGAATCAACGGGCAATCTGCGCTTTGTCGATATCCGCAATAAGAGGCTACATTATGTGAAGATGGATGAAGGCCCTTCGTCTCTAAAAACCATTCAACTGGACGTGTGCCCTACTGTCACAGCAAACATTGCTGGGGTTGATCCCCAGGAACGCATTGCCATTGGTGTCAAGTATGGGCTGGCTGTTCTcgatgtcaagaaggagaCATACGAACTTATTCAGCCTTTCGAACAACCCGCTAATGAGCGTTTGCGAAGTAACGATGGCGGCGTGGATCCTCTTGGTCGATTCTGGCTGGGTACAATGACAGACTTTGGACTCGGTCCCTTTAAGCCTGAAGGTAACCCTACCCTGCCCAAAGCAAAACGGTGCACCAACACCAGGACCCTGTCCATTTACTCTACGTTGCATCTCTTGTTTTTCAAGTCTGACATGTTGGATCTAGGAGCGGTCTATCTAATGGACGCCAAGTCACGAGAGGTCAAGCTACCTAATATGACAATTCCCAACACACCAGGTTGGTCTCCTGATGGAAAGACACTATATGTGACACACTCAAATGCCAGAGAGATTTATGCCTTTGACTTCGATACTGAGTCCGGGGAAATTTCTAACAAGCGCGTTTTCTACAACCATGATGGTTCAGGCGAGCCAGACGGCTTCCGTGTAGATGTAGACGGATTCCTTTGGCAAGCTGTATATGGAGAAGGTCGTGTCATTAGAATCGACCCCAACACAGCCAAGATTGTTGGAGAGGTCAAAGTGCCGACCAACAACACCACTTGTGTGCACTTTGTCGGTACTGAGCTTGTCATAACAACTGCCGAGGACGACGAGGGCGAGGGATCAAGCCGCGAGAATGGTGGTCATGTGTTCAAGGTGGACGTCGGAATCCGGGGAATGAGGCTCAACGATTTCAAGCTATAG